One Prevotella sp. E2-28 genomic window, TTGACGAAGTTCTCCAAAACCTCCTCACCTAAGGTTACAATACGGAATTCCACACGCCGCGATTTAGCCTTATCTATTGAATCGCCTGATAATGCTGAAAATTTCTCATTAGCATCAAGGGCTTTGCCATATGACAGGCCATTTGCAGTAAACCAGTAATCAAGAAGTTTTTTTTGCTCAGGTGTATATTGTTCATACGAAGGCATCTCTCTAATATATTTTAAAACATTATAGGCTCTTTCTTGCGACAAGAGGACATTCGAAAGATATGGATCTTTTCCATACTTCACCATTCGCAAGTCATCGGTATGGCCTTCAATACGGATTTCCTGGATACGGTCTCGCAATGTATCTGTCAACAGAATATTTAAATAACGGGGGATGAACTCATTTAATATCTCCATAAATTTTGGTTTAATCTCGCCAGAACCTTGAGCAAAAAGAACCTCAGGTTCCTTGAACTTCATGGAAAGGTCCTTACCCACCACCATTTTCCATTTAGCAGTATCTCCCTTGAACTCACTGACAAGTCTGTCGTGCAGATGCTGCTTGGTTTCAACATAATCAGTAAGCACGGACTGATTATCTTGTACCTGTATCATATAAGCTACAGCAACAAACAAGAAAATGATCATCAGACCAGTCATCAAGTCAGATACGGATAGCCATACATTCTGTCTTTGCATAATCATTTCTTGTTCTTAGTTATCATTGCCTGAATACAAGCATCAAGCTGTGCTAGAGTTTCACTTAAGCGGTCATAGAAGTGCTGATCAAGACCTTCAAGCTCTTTTCTGAGGAAGAAAGCACCATTCTGCATGAGTCCCTGTGCCTCCTCCAGATTCTTCTTCGTCTCTGCCCAGAAGTCATTATTGAAGTCTCTAAGTTTATCAAGTTCTTCAAGCTTCTTGATAAGCTGCTTCACTCCTTCGACAAAATCACGCTGCTTTTGAACCCACACATTGAGGTTACGGGTGTATTCCTGGTATTCTGCCATGTTCTTTTCATTAATCTCTGCAGCTTTCTTAAGAGAATTGGCAGTAGCCACGAAGTCTTTGTCTTTGGCCATAACCTGTTCTAGGCCTTCAATTATCTGATGGAGCCTGCCACCGTCACTTATAAGGGACTTAGTCTCGTCGCCAACCTTCTGTAAAGTCGTAGATGTCTCTTCGAAGTCTGTACTCATCTGTTTATACTGCGATGTTAGAGCGACAATCATCTCCTTGTTCTCCTGCTGCCACTGGTTCATATTAGCCACACTCTGATTGAGTTGTTCAAAGTTCTCCTGAATAAGTTTGTTTATGAGTGCGCTCATCTGTTTCTCAAACTCCAGAGTAACGCCCTTCATCACCTCAACTAGGGCTTCTGTATTACTCTTCCTTAGCAGTTCTGAGAACTCATCAAACTTCTCCGTCAGAAGTTCATTCGTCTCTTTCATCTTTTCCTCTATCTCAGTTACCTCATCCCTGATTACTGGACTGAGCTTCTTTATCTCGTCAATTATCTCCGACTGGGTACTATATGTTCCTGTAGATGCTTCGACAATCTCAGCTACGTTCTCATTAATAGACTTGATATTGTCAACCTGTGAGTTAACTCCCTCCTCCACGTTACCGACAGATATTGTCAGGCTCTCAAGTCTGCTATCAACAGTATTGTTGATTTCATCCATCTTACTTGTCTGTCCTTCCAAGAGGGCGGCTTCTGCGACCATCTGTCCTATAATTGCTGTTTCTGCGCCTTCAACAGAAGCACTAATCTTGTCTGTTGAGCTACTAATAGAATCTCTGACCTCGCTAAGTTTAGACAAAGCCGCATCAGAGTTTTTAGTTATACTTTCGAGATTACTATGAAGTAGATTCTTTATTTCTTCCGTATCTTTACTAATTGCAGACATGCTATCTGCCATTGACTCTGATTTCTTAGAAATACCTTCAAGTTTCTCACCGAGCAGGTTCTTTATCTCATCCGAATCTTTATTGATTGCAGACATACAGTCTGCCATTGACTGAGAAATCTTGTTTTGAGCTTCCATGAATTTAGAAAGGGAGCTCATAAAATTGTCTTGGGAATCCGTAAATTTCTCCAGACGTTTTGACATCTCGTCAAGCTTCTGGTCTGAGGATTTCTCCATCTTGGATATCGACTGCGTTATCAGGCCTGCAGCCTGATTGATATCTGACACTCCCTGGTCTTTCTGATCAAATCCGGAACTGACAAGCTTTGACAAGATAATGGAACCTATCATACCTGTCAGAGAAGTGAAGAAGGCCGTCTTTAGTCCACTTAACAGTAATGGAATACTCGCATCAAGATTCTGCGGGTCAAAATTGATAAGACCAAGAGTGATACCGGCAAATGTTCCTAACACTCCTAATGACGAAATAATTGTAGGCAAGCTTTCTATCCACCTTCTCTTTTCGATTAGGTGGTCACTGTTCTTCTGGGAAAAGAAATAAATTAGTGCCCAGACGAAGGCCAAAAATACAAAGGCCGTCAATCCATAAGTAATATAATTCAAAACTTCGCCACTCATTGTTTATATTTTATTAATTGAGTTATTATGATTTTGTTTTCTCTTATTTTGTTCGTCTAAAAGACGTTTTTGTTCTTCTTCATCTTCTTTACGTTGCAACTCCTCTTGCCTTTTCTGTTCCATCTCTTCTTGTCTTTTAGCCTCTTCAATCCTTCTGTCAATAAGGTTATCTAATTGTCTGTCTATGTAGATTACGTTATCACTGCTACTTCCATAGTGCCTACCAATTGACAATTGAATCAGGCAGTTGTTATAAGTCCAAAAATATTTGTTGTTAAATGAAAAATAAGATATAGAATTATTCTTTTTGTTGTCATAATACACTTCACTTCTTCCATATTTATTTTTATACATTTCGAGAAGGTTGTGATCACTATATTCAGGAAGTAGTTCTATCGCAAAGATCCTATTTTTATATGAAAAGAGATTAACCACGATACTGTCATTATCCCATTCAGTTCTTATGCTATATACGCTATCGACATAAGACGAATAGTCACGTCCTTTAACCAATAATGAGGAATGATTATAATAGCCAGTCTCATCATTGAGATAATGATAATCCTTAGAGGTGGAAACAAAAGCAAGGCAGCTGTCCATATTATCTCTTAATCTAAAATCGGCAAAAGATAAAGTTTGAACTTGTTGACTTCTATTATAAATAGTTTCAATATAGGTATTATTACAACTGCAATAGATTTGTGGAAAATTTTTATAGCAGATCCATCCAATACAAATTATAACTGCTGATAAGCCTAAACCGAGCAGATATTTCAAGTTCATTAGAGACTGGAAAACTGGTTTCATCCATTCTATACCACCAGAATAATACTTTCCCTGAGTAAAACTGTCAAATAACCCATTATAGAAAGGAGAAGTGTCAATTCCTGCAATTTCTGCGCCATATCCAGCACATGCAAGGTACACAAATCCTACAATAATAGTAAACAGTTCAGATAGGAAAAATGGACTTTCCCAACTGTACCAATAGCCTAAAAACTCCAACAAATCTCTATCATATCCAAGAGGACCAAACATCATGTAAACCCCTGTAAACACCAATAATCCACATAACATACCGCCAATAATTGAATTAGGGCATACCTTTTTCAACCCCCATGTACAAGGCAAGATAGTTAGTGAATGTAATAGAATCAGCATTAGCGTCGTAAAAAACAATCCACATTGTCCAGTTTGAAATAAAATCATTATGAAAGGAGAAATAAACACTCCAATATAACCAAGCAGAAGAAATAACAGACTCTGTACTGAAAAACTTTTGTTTGGATTCTTCGTTTTCTGTTTTGATGAATTAGGATTGCCAGAGTTGTTTGGTTTATTATTATTCTTCTTTGGCTTTGGTTTACTTGGTTTATTGATTTTGTTATAGTCAGATTGAGAGATTACATTACTACCTATCGCCAAAGAATAAAGTATTTCAGAAACGACATTTTTGTCATATCCATATTGCGTCGCCAGACGGGTTGCAGTGTCCTCTACTTTTATCTTTATATTTTTTTTCGTACATGTAAGTAAGTCTGAGGAACACCCATCATTAATAATTGACTTTAAAATATTGACATACGCAGGATTGTTACGACTTGGGTACAAGTCATTGAATATATGCACAAATCGGCTTTCTGTGATAATTTGATTGCCGTATTTGTTTGTTATCTGACTTATTATGTTTATAACATCAGTCATTTATCTATAACGTTGTAATATACGATTTAATGAATATTCGTCCTTTACAAAGACCTCTCTGGGTTTTGATCCGTGAGCCTGGCCAACGATGCCAGCTTTCTCTAATTGATCCAATAAGCGTCCTGCCCTATTATAGCCTATCGCAAATTTCCGTTGAACAAGAGAAGTGCTACCAAGTTGTTCCATAACAATAAGTCGAGCTGCATCATCAAACAAAGGATCAAGATGAGACATATCTACTGAATTGTCCGTAACTTCTTCTGATTCATCCCTATAGTACAATTCGTAAGGCTCAGGGTAACCCTGTTGCTTGGATATATAATCGCAAACCCGATCAATGTCATCAAATGACGGAAGTGCACACTGAGCGCGCTGGAGTAGGTTTCGATTATCAACAAAAAGCATGTCTCCTTCGCCAATGAGTTTTTCTGCACCACCCGTATTGAGGATTAAACGTGAATCAATCGCTGTACTCACCCTGAATGCGATTTTACCTCCAAGTTCAGTCTTTATAGCATTATCTACGATATCAGCAGTAGGACGGTTTGTTGCGAGTACCATATGAATTCCAACGGCACGGCCTTTCTTAGCAATTTCTGAAATGATTGGTTCTAAAAATCTCCTGTCAGAATTAATTAAATCGCTGTATTCGTCAATAAAGATAACAATGTACGGCATAAACTTATGCCCTTGTTCGGGATTCAGTCTACGCATAACAAATTTTCGATTATAGTCCTTAATATTTCTAGTTCCGGATTTAGAAATAAGTTCAAATCTGGCATTAAACTCCGACTTTAATGCGGCGAATGTTTCATCTGCTTGGGTGGCATTCGAAATTATTGGATTATCCACATTTTCCCAATATGCAGCCAAGAAATGTTTAGACAACACATCATAACAGCCCAATTCAATTTTTTTAAAATCAACTAATACAAATTTAACTTCAGCAGGATGTTTCTTATATAAAAGGGATAACAAGATTGAATGAACACAAATTGATTTCCCCTGTCCCGTTGCACCGCCGATTAATAAGTGAGGTAACTGAGCCAAATCGAACATGAGAACACCACCATTCATTGTTTTGCCAATAGCACAAGGGAGATCCATTACCGACTCTTGATATGCCCTAGTATTAACCACTTCTTCAAAAGTAAGACGTTGAGGGTCATTTCTAGGTATTTCCAGCCCAACATTACCTGTGCCAGGAATTGGAAGTTGAATACGAACACCTCTTGGCGAAAGCAGCATAGTAAATTCATCCTCTGCGTCTTTTAACATGTTCAATCTCATTCCATTTGCTGGAACAATTTCAAAGAAGTTGATTGATGCTCCTTGAATAAGTTTGATGGATGAAATTTGAAAACCGAAAGAATTAATAAGTATATCGACTATCCTTTGTTTTAAGTCTTGTATTGCCTGCATATAATGTTTATCAATATATGGTTTACCCTTACTATCAAGTAAGCTTAATGCAGGATAATGATAACTATCAAGATCTCTCTTAGGGTCATATGGTTCAAGAATTTCATTATCAACTTTGTCAACCTCCATTTCCCTTGTTTTGTCATAAACCGGTTCTTCATGTATTCTAGTAGCTTGACTTTGGCCAGGCATACTATTCGATATCTCTATGAATACAGGCTTGGTATTTGTATAGCTTAAGCCATACCCAAACGATTGGATGATATAAGACACGAGCTCATTATTTGTTCCATAGTTTTTAGCAAACTGGAGCGTATATGAAGGTGAATCCAGTTTCCAATTCGTTGCTGCTAAATACTTTGGGATGTAGCCGTCGGTTAACATCGTTAACAAAACATTTTTAACAGCTGGCATCTCCTTTAGAATATGGAAATCGTTTAAAATATTTATAAAGCCACGGTTTAATAGTTGTTCTTTGCCTAATTTTACAACAATATAACGCAAGGCTTCAGGAAGATCACTAGGAATCTCTTCAAATTTAACTGTTTCAGTATCTGGCGCTGAATATTTTGTGTATGCGTGAGAATGAGATTCCTGTACATCTTCAAGAACTTCATCTGTCTTTTTTGACCCGAACAACTTTGAAAAGATATTCATATTGATAACTAACTTTATTTACGACCACTATAAAAGAAATGCTTAATACTATTCATAAAAGGAGTCAGTTCCCTGCCATAACCCCATGAATTCCTCGTATGATAGCTTACG contains:
- a CDS encoding OmpA family protein — protein: MQRQNVWLSVSDLMTGLMIIFLFVAVAYMIQVQDNQSVLTDYVETKQHLHDRLVSEFKGDTAKWKMVVGKDLSMKFKEPEVLFAQGSGEIKPKFMEILNEFIPRYLNILLTDTLRDRIQEIRIEGHTDDLRMVKYGKDPYLSNVLLSQERAYNVLKYIREMPSYEQYTPEQKKLLDYWFTANGLSYGKALDANEKFSALSGDSIDKAKSRRVEFRIVTLGEEVLENFVNRNKK
- a CDS encoding DNA translocase FtsK, producing MNIFSKLFGSKKTDEVLEDVQESHSHAYTKYSAPDTETVKFEEIPSDLPEALRYIVVKLGKEQLLNRGFINILNDFHILKEMPAVKNVLLTMLTDGYIPKYLAATNWKLDSPSYTLQFAKNYGTNNELVSYIIQSFGYGLSYTNTKPVFIEISNSMPGQSQATRIHEEPVYDKTREMEVDKVDNEILEPYDPKRDLDSYHYPALSLLDSKGKPYIDKHYMQAIQDLKQRIVDILINSFGFQISSIKLIQGASINFFEIVPANGMRLNMLKDAEDEFTMLLSPRGVRIQLPIPGTGNVGLEIPRNDPQRLTFEEVVNTRAYQESVMDLPCAIGKTMNGGVLMFDLAQLPHLLIGGATGQGKSICVHSILLSLLYKKHPAEVKFVLVDFKKIELGCYDVLSKHFLAAYWENVDNPIISNATQADETFAALKSEFNARFELISKSGTRNIKDYNRKFVMRRLNPEQGHKFMPYIVIFIDEYSDLINSDRRFLEPIISEIAKKGRAVGIHMVLATNRPTADIVDNAIKTELGGKIAFRVSTAIDSRLILNTGGAEKLIGEGDMLFVDNRNLLQRAQCALPSFDDIDRVCDYISKQQGYPEPYELYYRDESEEVTDNSVDMSHLDPLFDDAARLIVMEQLGSTSLVQRKFAIGYNRAGRLLDQLEKAGIVGQAHGSKPREVFVKDEYSLNRILQRYR